The DNA region GAGCCGTGTTGCTGGGGATGGCGATGGGGTTCTCGGTGCTCAACCTGTTTTTTGCCGACGATGTGAGCACGCGTTCGCAGCAGTCGATCGACAGTCATTTGCCTCAGCCCTCCAACCCTCCGGAAAATAAGGCGAATGAACAGGAAACTCCCGCAGTGACCACGGTGGAGGAGGAATGGCCGACTTTGCCGGCGGTTCTTCTGCAGGCAGGAAATTTCAACGACCGGGAGCGGGCGAGAAAAATGGTGCAGCAGCTTCGGACCAAGGGATTGGCCGCGGTGATGTCGGAAACGGCTCCCTATCGCATCTTCCTCGGGATCAGTCCCGACAGGGATCAAGCGCTCAAACTTTCCTCCATTTTTCAAAATCAACAGGTGGATGTCTATCTGAAGGAGATGGAACTGGGAGGAAAGTTCCGTACGGACAGTGAAACGGCCGGAAAACTCCGCGCCGTCCTGGAGCGCGGTCACGGGCTGTATACCCGCCTCGGTGCGGCATCGGTTTCGCAAATCCGCCAGGATGGCAAAGCTCCTTCTCCGAGCGCATTCAGTGAGTCGTGGCTTGCGGAGTACCGGACGTTTGTCACGGAGTATCAGGGATTGGCAAAAGCGTTGCCGGCAGCGGCAAAGGGACCCGTCGAAGAGATGGTGCGGGCGTTGGACCAAGCGGTGCAGAGCGGAGACGAAGTGAGACGTCATCCGAGTCAGGCGCTTTTGTGGCAAACCCAGGAAGGATTGGTCCGGTACGTGTTGGCGTATGAAAAGCTTCATCACGCACTCGGCATCCGGTGATTGCCGGATTTGACGAACATGGAATGCTTCAACAACATTCGCCCTGAATTGCCAAAATTCTCTTGTTGACAAGGGGTTCATTTGCTAAACTGAAAGTGTTCTTGCCGAACGGGCACCTCTCGGGGGTGCTCTTTTCCGTGGCAGGAGATGCATGTGTTTCCAAACATTGGTGATACTATCCGTCGTACTTGTCGGATTTGAAAGAGGGATGATGATGCGACCGGAGCTGGTGCTTGCATCCGGTTCTCCGCGCAGAAGGGAACTCCTGTCCGGGCTGGGGCTTTCGTTCCGGGTGATGACCAGTCAGGCGGATGAAGAGCTCGGCCGTCCCATGAAACCGGAAGAAGCCGTGGAAGAGTTGGCGCTTCGGAAAGCGCGGGCGGTGGCGTCCCAATGCGTTGACGCCTTGGTCATCGGTGCGGACACCGTGGTGGTTCACGAACGGGAGTTGCTGGGCAAGCCGAAAGATGCCTCCCATGCCGCGGACATGTTGCGAAAACTTTCCGGCCACACACACCAAGTGGTTTCCGGAATCGCCCTGGTTTTGGTCGAAGACGGAGCCGTGAAGCGGGAGATCGCCGGACACCGGGTGACGGAAGTGACGATGCGCCGTTTGTCCGAACGTCACATCGATTGGTATGTCGGAACGGGTGAGCCGTTGGACAAGGCGGGAGCCTACGGCATCCAGGGGAAGGCGGCTTGCTTCATCGAAAAAATCAACGGGGATTATTTCAATGTGGTGGGGATGTCCCCGGCATTGTTGGATGAATTGATGGAGCGAATGGGCTTCATGATGGTGCGTGATTTCGCGAAAGCACGGGACTGAAGGCATCCGGCCGAACCGGTGAATGGAGTGGAGTGGCGAGGGAGGATGCAGATTGGGAGATCATGCGAAATCTTGCTTGCTCATCCGGGACGTTCCCGAGGAGGAGCGTCCCAGAGAGCGGATGATCCGATGTGGAGCCGCTTCGCTTTCCAATTCCGAACTGGTGGCACTTCTGCTTCGCACGGGCAGCACCGGGGAATCGGTGATGGCGCTTGCCCAACGGCTGATTGCGACGGCGGGCGGAATCAAAGGGCTGAGCCGGTTGTCGCTGCAGGAACTGACACGGATCCGCGGAGTCGGCATGGCGAAAGCGATCCAGGTTCTGGCGGGCATCGAACTGGGAAGACGGATTTCCCGGCTTTCCCCCGAAGAGCGCTTTCCGGTTCGCACACCGGAGGATGCCGCCCGTTACGTCATGGATGAATTGCGCTTCGAACAACAGGAACTGTTTGTTTGTCTGTTTCTGGACACCCGCTACAGGGTCATCGACAAAAAGGTGATCTTCAAAGGCAGTCTCAACGCATCGATCGTTCACCCCCGCGAAATCTTCCATGAAGCCATCCGCCACAGTGCAGCCGCCATCATCTGCGTTCACAACCATCCCAGCGGAGACCCTGCTCCTTCCAAAGAGGACCTTGACGTCACGGTCCGAATCCTGGAGGCCGGTCGCATCTTGGGAATTGAACTGCTGGATCACTTGATCATCGGTGATTCCAGTTGGTACAGCATGAAAGAAAAAGGACTGATCCCGGAATGATTTCATTCATCGACTTGCGTGAAAACCAAGTTCGATGTCGAACGGCATCCGGGGGTATCAAGTCGTTTCCGGATAAAAGGGGGACCGGGCATGTTTGGCGGGTTTTCGAAAGACTTGGGCATCGATTTGGGAACGGCCAACTCGTTGGTCTACCTGAAAGGGCAGGGGATCATCGTCCGTGAGCCGTCCGTGGTGGCCGTGGATGTTCACAACGATGAAATCAAGGCGGTGGGCAATGCGGCCAAGCGGATGATCGGAAGGACACCGGGAAACATCGTGGCCGTTCGCCCGCTGAAAGACGGCGTCATCGCCGATTACAACAAGACGCTCTGCATGATCGAATATTTCATCAGACAGGCGATCAACACCAAAAAAATGCTGTTGCCTCGTCGGCCCAACGTGATGGTGTGCATCCCTTCCGGAGTCACCCAACCGGAAAAGAGAGCGGTCGAAGAAGCCACCCTGGGCGCGGGGGCGAAAGAGGCTTTTATGATCGAAGAGCCTTTCGCCGCGGCCATCGGGGCGGGGCTTCCGGTGTGGGAGCCGACCGGCAGCATGGTGGTGGACATCGGCGGAGGCACCACCGAAGTGGCCGTCATTTCGTTGGGAGGCATCGTCACCGCCAAATCGCTCCGGGTGGCGGGAGACAAAATGGATGAAGCCATCATCCAGTACATTCGCCGTAAATTCAATCTGTTGATCGGGGAGCGCACCGCGGAAATCCTGAAGGTTGAAATCGGGTCTGCGATCCCGGACGACGAGGATACGAAACGGGAAATCAAGGGGCGCGACATGGTGAGCGGATTGCCGCGCATGGTGACAATCACTTCCAGGGACATCGCCGAAGCTCTTTCCGAAACCGTCGAGGCGATCATCAATTCAGTCAAGCGGACACTGGAAGAAACTCCTCCGGAACTGGCGGCCGACATATTGGACAGGGGAATCGTCCTGACAGGGGGAGGAGCCCTGCTGCGCAATTTGGACCGGCGATTGGCGGAAGAAACGAAGATTCCGGTGCACGTGGCGGACAACCCGCTGGATTGTGTGGCCGTGGGCACCGGTGCGGCACTCGAGCATCTGGACATGCTCAAGCCCCGGACCGGACAGGCGCTCCGCTTCAGAAGACGCCGCTTCTGACAGGGGGGAGTGACGATGCTCCGCCCCGTCACCCATCGCTTGCTTCTTTTGGTGTGTACGGTTCTCCTTGTGTTCATCACCGTGGAAATGACCCGCGGAGATCGTTCCTTGACCGGTCCGGAATCCTGGATCAAAGAGATGGTCGGGACGATTCAGGGATGGCTTTCCGCCCCCGTCGGATGGGTCGCTTCATCCGAGCTCCACGAAGACCGTCCGGCAAACGAGGCGGAATTGCTCCGGCTCAAGGCGCGGATCCGCGAGTTGGAACGGGAAAACAGGGAGCTCAAACGGCTGATCGGTTTTCGCGAGGAACGGGGAATCGAAGCCATTCCCTCCCGGGTGATTTACCGGAATCCCGACCGCTGGACCGGACGGATCACGATCAACCGTGGAAAAAAGGACGGGATTCGGGAGAAAATGCCGGTGGTGACGGCGGACGGGCTGATCGGAAGGGTGCAGTCGGTCACGAACGCCACGGCTGACGTCCGGCTGTTGACGGACAGCGGGGACGGACCGGGAATCGCCGCCGTCATTCAGACCGAAAATCAAGAGGATGTGTTGGGAATCATTGAAGGACATGATCCGGGAAAAGGTTGCCTGATCATGAGAAAAGTCCCCGTCACGGCGGAGCCACGCCGCGGCGACATCGTGGTCACTTCGGAATTGTCGGAAATGTTTCCGGGCGGGCTTCTGATCGGCCGGGTCGAATCGGTGTCACCGGGATCCCTCGGAGCGGAAAAGACGGTTTGCGTCAAACCTGCGGCTTCATTCGAAGGTCTGCGCATGGTCATGGTGGTGCGCGACCCCGACAAACTCCTTCAATGAATGGAGAGATCCTCAAGAGGGAGGGGAAACCCGAGTGATTCCGAGATTGGCTCTCTTCCTTTTTTTCGTGTTTCTGTTGGAGGGTTCCCTGGCGGTGTGGCTGCTCCCCCAGACATGGGGGAGCCCTTTTGTCGTCATGCCGCAGTGGGTTCTTCCCGGAATCGTTGCCGCGGCCGAAGATTTGGATGAACGCGCGTTGATGTTGACCGGAGCGGGGTTCGGCCTGTTGCACGACATCGTTTACGGGCCGGCCATCGGCATTCACGCGTTTTGTACCGGAGCGGCTGCTTGGCTGTCCGCCAAGGCTGCCCGCGAATTTCCTCCGGTCGGGTGGTTGACCGGACTCACCGCGGCGTCCGTGTTGTTCGTCTGGTTTCTGATGGTCTACGGATGGATGGTGTTGTTCGGATTCACCGCCGTTTCGTTTGATGAAGCGCTTTTCTTTCACATCATGCCATCCGTGCTCTTTGATGCGGTCACGGGTTATCCCGTCTCCAAGGGTGTTTCGATGCTTCTTCCCGGCAAGCGGAATCTCCCGATTCAGCTGTTCCGCTGAGGAGCTGGAAAGAGAAGGAAATGAATGGCCGAAGGCGAAATCTTTTTGGTGAGGCGGGTGACAAAAGCATGGGAAAAGTGATGAAACCGGGCGTAACCATCAAGGGGACCAGGGAAGGGCTCACATTTTATCTCGATGACGCCCGACCGTTTCCCAACGTGCTTGAAGAGCTCAAACACAAGCTGGAAAACCGCCATGCAGCCTCCATTTGGGACGGCCCGGAGATGAAAGTGGTCATCAAGTTGGGAACACGAAAGATCACGCGGGCCGAAGAGACACAGGTTCGTGAACTCTTCTCCATCCGCAAGAATCTCATCATTCATCGCTTTGAGACCGACTCGGGGGATTATTTGCAGGAATCGGGGACGTCCGGCATTCGCATCAAAGTGGGGACCGTCCGGTCCGGTCAGGTGCTCACCCACTCGGGAGACCTTTTGTTCATGGGAGATGTCAACCCCGGGGGAACCATCAAAAGCACCGGAAGCATCTATGTCTTGGGAGCGCTGAGGGGATTGGCCCATGCAGGAATGGACGGGGATGCATCCGCCATTATCGTCGCTTCCGTGTTTCGGCCCACCCAGCTCCGGATTGCCGACGCCATTTCCCGTCCGCCGGACGAATGGGATGAATCGGATGTGGGCATGAAGTACGCGTTCAAGGAAGGGGACGCGATCATCGTCGAGCGCATCCAGCATCTCGCCCGGGTGAGACCCGAGTTTGAATGGAAAGACAACAGAAAGCGTTTCTTTCTATAGAGAAAGGGAGGGACCCCCATGGGGGAAAGCATCGTCATCACTTCGGGGAAAGGCGGCGTCGGAAAGTCGACCACTTCGGTCAACATCGGCACGGCACTCGCGCTCACGGGGAAAAAAGTCTGTCTGGTGGATACGGATATCGGACTGAGGAACCTGGATGTCCTCCTGGGACTGGAAAACCGGATCATCTATGATTTGGTGGACGTGGTGGAAAAGCGATGCAAGATTCAGCAGGCCCTGATCAAGGACAAGCGCTGTGAAGAACTGTCTCTGCTCCCCGCTGCCCAAACCCGTGACAAAAGTTCCGTGTCGGCCAGTGACATCCGTTGGTTGATCGCCGAGTTGAAAGAAGAATTCGATTATGTGATCATCGACTGTCCCGCGGGGATCGAACAAGGTTTCAAAAATGCGCTGGCAGGAGCCGATCAGGCCATCGTCGTGGCGACTCCGGAGAACACCTCGATTCGTGACGCCGACCGGGTGATCGGGCTTCTGGAACAGCTGACCACCTCTGCACCGAAGCTGATCGTCAACCGATTCCGCCGGAAAATGGCGAAAGACGGCGGAATGATGGATGTGGATGAGGTGGTGGCGGTGTTGGCCATTGACCTTCTCGGCGTGATTCCCGACGATGAACAGGTCATTCGTTCCGGCAATCTCGGGGAGCCGATTGTCTACGACAACCGCAGTCTGGCAGGTCGGGCCTTTCGCAACATTTCCCGCCGGATTCAGGGAGAAATGGTTCCGCTCATGACACAGGACCAGGATTTCGGCATTGTGAACCGGATGAAACGTTGGCTGGGATTTGCGTGAGTTCTTTCATACATAACACCCCGGAATCCGGGAGCTCGCCCCGGTTCATTCCGGGGTTCGTTTTTTTTCGTGCATACCTTGTCCTTCCCGGTCATATCTTGGAATGGAATCATCGGACAAACAGGTGATGCGGATGACCAGGCACTGGAGTGAAAACAACAAACGAAGACGTCGGGAGAAAATTCGCCGGATCCGCGAAGGGATTCCGATCCCGGCGGACGGGGGATGGACGTTGGATGTGGCCGGTTCGGGCGATCAGGTGCCATGGAATCGGAGTCAGCCTGGATCCGGAAGATCGGTGGCAAACAGGCTTTTGAAGCAAGGAGTCGGAGCGGCGACGCTGTTTGTGTTGACGCTGATGCTGTTCAGCTCCTCTTCTCCGGCCTTGCAGCCGATGGAGGCGTTTGTCCGTGAAGTGATGACCCGGGATTTCAACTTTGCGGGAGCCGGTCAGTGGGTCAAGAGGGTCACGGGAGGGGCTGAAGGGATTCTGCCCGCGTTCCGTCCGTCCAAGGAAAGTTCCGGAGCAAAGATTTCTTGGTCGGCTCCCGCGAAGGGATCCGTCGCGCTCCCTTTTGACAACAAAAGGAAGGGCGTGGTGATTCGCATTCATTCCGGGAATCGGGTGGAAACCGCCGCGGAAGGATGGGTGGTGTTTTCCGGAGTGAAGGAAGGCCTGGGGAACACGGTGATCGTCCGGCATGCCGGAGGGACGGAAACATGGTACGGTTGGCTGGAAAACACACCGGTTCGGGAGAACGACTGGGTCAAGGCGGGACAGTCGATCGGACAGGCCAAGGAGACGGGCGGACAGACACTTTTGTATTTCGCCGTCAAAAAGGACGGGAATTTCATCAACCCGACGAGCGTGATTTCGTTTGAATGATTTCCCCTGGAAAGGAACGAGACTCCGGATTCACCCACTCTTTTGGTTGGTGATTGCCTTCTCCGTCTGGACCGGCCGGTTTGTGGAGGTGCTCACCTGGTTTGTGCTCGTCGTCATTCACGAGCTTGGACATGTGACGGCCGCGGTATCGTTCGGTTGGAGAATCGGGGAGGTGACCCTTCTCCCGTTCGGGGGCGTGGCAAACACGGAGGAGTGGGGCACCGTTCCTTCCCGCGAGGAATTGGCCGTGGCTTTGGCCGGACCGTTTCATCATGTGATCATGGTGGCCGTCAGCTGGATCTTTTATTCAGGGGG from Staphylospora marina includes:
- a CDS encoding M23 family metallopeptidase, with amino-acid sequence MTRHWSENNKRRRREKIRRIREGIPIPADGGWTLDVAGSGDQVPWNRSQPGSGRSVANRLLKQGVGAATLFVLTLMLFSSSSPALQPMEAFVREVMTRDFNFAGAGQWVKRVTGGAEGILPAFRPSKESSGAKISWSAPAKGSVALPFDNKRKGVVIRIHSGNRVETAAEGWVVFSGVKEGLGNTVIVRHAGGTETWYGWLENTPVRENDWVKAGQSIGQAKETGGQTLLYFAVKKDGNFINPTSVISFE
- a CDS encoding septum site-determining protein MinC, with translation MGKVMKPGVTIKGTREGLTFYLDDARPFPNVLEELKHKLENRHAASIWDGPEMKVVIKLGTRKITRAEETQVRELFSIRKNLIIHRFETDSGDYLQESGTSGIRIKVGTVRSGQVLTHSGDLLFMGDVNPGGTIKSTGSIYVLGALRGLAHAGMDGDASAIIVASVFRPTQLRIADAISRPPDEWDESDVGMKYAFKEGDAIIVERIQHLARVRPEFEWKDNRKRFFL
- the mreC gene encoding rod shape-determining protein MreC: MLRPVTHRLLLLVCTVLLVFITVEMTRGDRSLTGPESWIKEMVGTIQGWLSAPVGWVASSELHEDRPANEAELLRLKARIRELERENRELKRLIGFREERGIEAIPSRVIYRNPDRWTGRITINRGKKDGIREKMPVVTADGLIGRVQSVTNATADVRLLTDSGDGPGIAAVIQTENQEDVLGIIEGHDPGKGCLIMRKVPVTAEPRRGDIVVTSELSEMFPGGLLIGRVESVSPGSLGAEKTVCVKPAASFEGLRMVMVVRDPDKLLQ
- a CDS encoding rod shape-determining protein — translated: MFGGFSKDLGIDLGTANSLVYLKGQGIIVREPSVVAVDVHNDEIKAVGNAAKRMIGRTPGNIVAVRPLKDGVIADYNKTLCMIEYFIRQAINTKKMLLPRRPNVMVCIPSGVTQPEKRAVEEATLGAGAKEAFMIEEPFAAAIGAGLPVWEPTGSMVVDIGGGTTEVAVISLGGIVTAKSLRVAGDKMDEAIIQYIRRKFNLLIGERTAEILKVEIGSAIPDDEDTKREIKGRDMVSGLPRMVTITSRDIAEALSETVEAIINSVKRTLEETPPELAADILDRGIVLTGGGALLRNLDRRLAEETKIPVHVADNPLDCVAVGTGAALEHLDMLKPRTGQALRFRRRRF
- the mreD gene encoding rod shape-determining protein MreD → MIPRLALFLFFVFLLEGSLAVWLLPQTWGSPFVVMPQWVLPGIVAAAEDLDERALMLTGAGFGLLHDIVYGPAIGIHAFCTGAAAWLSAKAAREFPPVGWLTGLTAASVLFVWFLMVYGWMVLFGFTAVSFDEALFFHIMPSVLFDAVTGYPVSKGVSMLLPGKRNLPIQLFR
- a CDS encoding SPOR domain-containing protein, producing MMEPHKMSQASVKESVRVNVRAKGMNGTVPGGSGLVVRTVKKVAKPGPSIGPVTLRKEDKPGDEKRITDRAINPARSEPEQIRDDKLRKTPAMWLEPEKLFKGARNVIEWGSPSNPFRTKSGSLRPVSSRVLQVIFSILGAVLLGMAMGFSVLNLFFADDVSTRSQQSIDSHLPQPSNPPENKANEQETPAVTTVEEEWPTLPAVLLQAGNFNDRERARKMVQQLRTKGLAAVMSETAPYRIFLGISPDRDQALKLSSIFQNQQVDVYLKEMELGGKFRTDSETAGKLRAVLERGHGLYTRLGAASVSQIRQDGKAPSPSAFSESWLAEYRTFVTEYQGLAKALPAAAKGPVEEMVRALDQAVQSGDEVRRHPSQALLWQTQEGLVRYVLAYEKLHHALGIR
- a CDS encoding Maf family protein, with the translated sequence MRPELVLASGSPRRRELLSGLGLSFRVMTSQADEELGRPMKPEEAVEELALRKARAVASQCVDALVIGADTVVVHERELLGKPKDASHAADMLRKLSGHTHQVVSGIALVLVEDGAVKREIAGHRVTEVTMRRLSERHIDWYVGTGEPLDKAGAYGIQGKAACFIEKINGDYFNVVGMSPALLDELMERMGFMMVRDFAKARD
- the radC gene encoding RadC family protein: MIRCGAASLSNSELVALLLRTGSTGESVMALAQRLIATAGGIKGLSRLSLQELTRIRGVGMAKAIQVLAGIELGRRISRLSPEERFPVRTPEDAARYVMDELRFEQQELFVCLFLDTRYRVIDKKVIFKGSLNASIVHPREIFHEAIRHSAAAIICVHNHPSGDPAPSKEDLDVTVRILEAGRILGIELLDHLIIGDSSWYSMKEKGLIPE
- the minD gene encoding septum site-determining protein MinD, which encodes MGESIVITSGKGGVGKSTTSVNIGTALALTGKKVCLVDTDIGLRNLDVLLGLENRIIYDLVDVVEKRCKIQQALIKDKRCEELSLLPAAQTRDKSSVSASDIRWLIAELKEEFDYVIIDCPAGIEQGFKNALAGADQAIVVATPENTSIRDADRVIGLLEQLTTSAPKLIVNRFRRKMAKDGGMMDVDEVVAVLAIDLLGVIPDDEQVIRSGNLGEPIVYDNRSLAGRAFRNISRRIQGEMVPLMTQDQDFGIVNRMKRWLGFA